In the genome of Juglans microcarpa x Juglans regia isolate MS1-56 chromosome 6S, Jm3101_v1.0, whole genome shotgun sequence, the window GTTGAACAACTCGAAAAAGGGTAAAGGAGAAAAAGCTTGTATCAAACCAAAGAAGTTGCCTTTAAACCGCACTCTTATCTCTATAATCTTCTGTGTTGCTGAACTATATGGCTGTTGAAATGCCGCTAGCTATTGGAGATGCAAATGGGCTTTCAGGGAGATTAAGAGCTTGACCGCTGAAGAACAGAAGGAAACCCCAATCAGAAAACCAATTAAAGCATAAATCTTCTGTGTAGGGGTCTCTACCAGAAGTTAATTCATACCTCTCCTGGTCAGTGTAGGTGTCTGTATGCCTGTGTTTACTGTCATCGCTAGCAGAACCACTGCTCAAAACATCCAGTAGATATCCAAATCGTTCTGCAGATGGGAAATTTAAAGGATCTGTGACAGGTATGATTTGAGTTAGaattaagaagaagaaattccTCAGTATAAAGCAAAACAAAGGAAACGAAGTACGAAAACCACAATGCTAGGTGGTGAGGTAAGCAAATGGATGAAACATCATACCATCAGAAACTTTTAACCCCTCCATTGAGTAGCCAAAGTAGGGCTGATTAATTGGAGGTTTCTGTGCCAACTGCAGCCCTGCGAGGCGCATCCTCTCAAGTTCAAATGCCTGTTCTTGCTCTTCCATAAGCTGCTTTCTCAGCAACCTAGAGGTTTCATCTCCTCTTGGCACTGAAAAAGAATCATTCGTCAGACAGCATAAAAACTCAATAATCACCActgattttttatataaaatagagCAACCAAGTGAAAAGCAAGGACAAAACTCAGCAAAAATGATATAGAACAAGAAGCATTAATAAGGAAACAAATGTCACAACTGCAAGCTATATTTAGATAGATCTAGACTATTAAGAAAAACAAGTAACAGCTTTTCATAAATTATAACAGACTCTACTCACTTGCATGAAGCTCAGAATCCACATTAACATAGTGTGGAGAATAGTACATTTGAGGCTCGATTCTGTCCGAGTATTTCCTGATCGCATGAAAGTGAATAAGTGAGAGAGGAGTCACAACATTCAAACTTCAGATGATAAAATCCATAATGTCAATGAACAAAAAATGGAGCAAAAAGCATACCAACACACGATATTATGAAATATCAAGCAACCCTGAATTAACTCTGGTCAACAGTCAAAAATTGTAAGAAATAACTAAGCTGAAAAAGACTTGTCCATGCGAGCTTTCTAATGAAGATCCTAAGCTCCAATTCAAAGCTCTCAAAAATTTGTTTAAGATATGCAAATCTATCAACCTATCAATCTCTATATAATCTAAAGATGGGTTCTTGACAGTGTGGACAGCCAATTTACCTGTCATTAAGCTTTGACTTTTCCCTGTAAGGTTTCACAAGAACGCGAGCTCCACAAACAAAATGCGGATTTCCTTTtgccaaaataattttcaccgtGTCTGCACTATCAAAGGTTACAAACCCAAACATCCGTTTCTGTTGGCAGGGAATCCTCACATCTTCAACTCTACCAAAAGTGCTACAAACAAAACCCACAATTAGAAACCTTTTAACGCAACTTTCTACCAAGAAGAGTTTGAGATGGAATTACCTGAAGTAATTGGAGACATCCTCTTCTGTGAAAGTGCTTTCAGCTGGAAATGTTAGATATATCTGTCGTGATCCACTGACAATTGGACCAGGGTCACTTTTCTCATTCCGATTGTCTACATATTTTTCAGCATCTTCCGCCAAAATTACTGCATGCTGCCCATGAGGCCTGCAGATCATAAAAATGAACCTGAAAAGAGTACTTGTTACAAGATGAGCAACACCATTGAAGACCTAAAATTGGAGTGTACCTGTCAATTAATCGAATACTGTTTTTCAAACGAGCAAGAAGCTTTGTCAAACTATAACCAGCTTTACCATGTCTCTGGCTCTCAGTGAGATACCCTTCTGCCTGAagaacttttccaaatttctcataatatatCATAGGCAAAGAAGCAATTGAAACAGGATTCCCTCTTCTTGATTTTAGAATCTCAACTATTTCTAATTCTAACTTCTCAAGTGACCTAGGTGAGAAAAATTGGTCCTCATTGATGGCATCATTTCCATACATCTGAGAGAAGCTCTCGGACATGACTTGTCCATGGAAATACCTACAGCTACTTCCATGCTTACAAAACCCCTTGTTGAAATAGTGACACGTCTTAATCGGAACTTCAGGTAGGCTTGAAAATCGTCTACTTGTTCTTGCACTTAAGTTTCCCATTGCAACATCAGGATAAAGGTAATCATTTGAAAATCCTGAGACTCCAGAATTTCCAGGTGGATCCTCTGAACCCAAAAACTGAGCCTGGTTTTGGAGTTCAGCAATAGAATCCGAGCTCCGTGATGGAATGAAATCAGAACTGTGCTTGATAACTAGCTGAGGATCCCAGTAAGGTGATGAAACGCCAAAAGCTGTTGGTGATGAAAATGGCCTTGAAGAAACATGTGAGAGAGGACTAAAAACTGGGTTGGTGGGTGGTGAGATTTGAGATGGTGAGGACTTGGTAGCTAACTGTTGTAGTTCGGCTTTGGCTTTGAAAATCACTTCATGAATCAAGGGTTCCGGACCCAAAGCCAACCTAACCATTTCATGATCCCCACGATCTTGTAAAAGAAGATACCCTACAATCTTTGTAGCATTTTCTGGTTCTAGTTTCTTGATTTTGTCGAACACAAGTTTTGTATAGTCTGAAAAATCCATCAATCATGTACCCAACTGCAAATCAACACAAAAACGTTGAATAATGGAATCACTACCCCCCAAAAGGAACTAAAAAAGTGGGAAAAACAGAAGAGGGAAAGGAACAAAGCAGAATTATATCCTATCATAGAAGCATACACTATAAATGTAAGATGAGTCAAAAGCATAGAATCTAACGCTTCCCGTCAATGAAAAAATGGAGATCTAGCATACCCTAATTTATAACATccctataaatataataaatcaaaatagaACATCAATTACTATCAGAATcttcaagaagagaaaaatcTGTTCCACCAAGACACACtgacacaaaaagaaaagaaaagaaaagaaatctcGGCAAAGTCTATTGCTTTCAACCATATAAGGGAACACAGTAAAGAAATGAAGACAGAATGCAAACCCAGAAA includes:
- the LOC121237815 gene encoding zinc finger CCCH domain-containing protein 18-like isoform X1, encoding MDFSDYTKLVFDKIKKLEPENATKIVGYLLLQDRGDHEMVRLALGPEPLIHEVIFKAKAELQQLATKSSPSQISPPTNPVFSPLSHVSSRPFSSPTAFGVSSPYWDPQLVIKHSSDFIPSRSSDSIAELQNQAQFLGSEDPPGNSGVSGFSNDYLYPDVAMGNLSARTSRRFSSLPEVPIKTCHYFNKGFCKHGSSCRYFHGQVMSESFSQMYGNDAINEDQFFSPRSLEKLELEIVEILKSRRGNPVSIASLPMIYYEKFGKVLQAEGYLTESQRHGKAGYSLTKLLARLKNSIRLIDRPHGQHAVILAEDAEKYVDNRNEKSDPGPIVSGSRQIYLTFPAESTFTEEDVSNYFSTFGRVEDVRIPCQQKRMFGFVTFDSADTVKIILAKGNPHFVCGARVLVKPYREKSKLNDRKYSDRIEPQMYYSPHYVNVDSELHAMPRGDETSRLLRKQLMEEQEQAFELERMRLAGLQLAQKPPINQPYFGYSMEGLKVSDDPLNFPSAERFGYLLDVLSSGSASDDSKHRHTDTYTDQESGQALNLPESPFASPIASGISTAI
- the LOC121237815 gene encoding zinc finger CCCH domain-containing protein 18-like isoform X2 produces the protein MDFSDYTKLVFDKIKKLEPENATKIVGYLLLQDRGDHEMVRLALGPEPLIHEVIFKAKAELQQLATKSSPSQISPPTNPVFSPLSHVSSRPFSSPTAFGVSSPYWDPQLVIKHSSDFIPSRSSDSIAELQNQAQFLGSEDPPGNSGVSGFSNDYLYPDVAMGNLSARTSRRFSSLPEVPIKTCHYFNKGFCKHGSSCRYFHGQVMSESFSQMYGNDAINEDQFFSPRSLEKLELEIVEILKSRRGNPVSIASLPMIYYEKFGKVLQAEGYLTESQRHGKAGYSLTKLLARLKNSIRLIDRPHGQHAVILAEDAEKYVDNRNEKSDPGPIVSGSRQIYLTFPAESTFTEEDVSNYFSTFGRVEDVRIPCQQKRMFGFVTFDSADTVKIILAKGNPHFVCGARVLVKPYREKSKLNDRKYSDRIEPQMYYSPHYVNVDSELHAMPRGDETSRLLRKQLMEEQEQAFELERMRLAGLQLAQKPPINQPYFGYSMEGLKVSDDPLNFPSAERFGYLLDVLSSGSASDDSKHRHTDTYTDQESQALNLPESPFASPIASGISTAI